From the genome of Mycobacteriales bacterium, one region includes:
- a CDS encoding aldo/keto reductase, with amino-acid sequence MKQRRLGSTGLYVSHLALGTMGWGRDTDEDDASNQLAAFVEAGGTLVDTADVYAEGESEAILGRLLGTVVNREDLVIATKAVSVRGGDRDRDASRRHLLDALDASLKRLNTDHVDLWQMHSWDPRTPLEETLGALDSAVASGRTRYVGISNYTGWQTAKAAAWQRAWPGRATIASTQVEYSLLERGIEREVVPAALNLWIGILPWSPLGRGVLTGKYQGGTPAESRATTADYNRFVTPYLDERASRIVGAVLTAADGLGVSPLAVSLAWVRDRPGVVAPIVGARTAGQLKASLEAEATVLPDEIRRALDDISTPVMGYPEGPAALGS; translated from the coding sequence ATGAAACAGCGGCGGCTCGGCAGCACCGGTCTCTACGTCTCACACCTCGCGCTCGGCACGATGGGCTGGGGGCGCGACACCGATGAGGACGACGCCTCGAACCAGCTGGCTGCCTTTGTCGAGGCCGGCGGCACGCTGGTCGACACCGCCGACGTCTACGCCGAGGGCGAGAGCGAGGCAATCCTCGGCCGGCTGCTGGGCACGGTCGTCAACCGCGAAGACCTCGTCATCGCCACGAAGGCGGTCAGCGTTCGCGGCGGAGACCGCGACCGCGACGCCTCCCGCCGGCACCTGCTCGATGCGCTCGACGCATCGCTGAAGCGGCTGAACACCGATCACGTCGACCTGTGGCAGATGCATTCGTGGGATCCGCGCACGCCGCTCGAGGAAACGCTCGGCGCGCTCGACTCGGCGGTGGCGTCCGGCCGCACGAGATATGTCGGGATCAGCAACTACACGGGCTGGCAGACCGCAAAGGCGGCCGCGTGGCAGCGCGCCTGGCCGGGTCGCGCGACGATCGCCTCGACCCAGGTCGAGTACTCGCTGCTCGAGCGCGGGATCGAGCGCGAGGTCGTCCCGGCCGCCCTCAACCTATGGATCGGGATCCTGCCCTGGTCTCCGCTCGGGCGCGGGGTGCTGACCGGCAAGTACCAGGGCGGCACCCCGGCCGAGTCGCGCGCGACGACCGCCGACTACAACCGGTTCGTCACGCCGTACCTCGACGAGCGGGCCAGCCGCATCGTCGGGGCGGTCCTCACCGCCGCGGACGGGCTCGGGGTCTCCCCGCTCGCCGTGTCACTCGCCTGGGTCCGTGACCGTCCCGGCGTCGTCGCGCCGATCGTTGGTGCCCGCACCGCGGGTCAGCTGAAGGCATCGCTCGAAGCCGAGGCCACCGTGCTGCCGGACGAGATCCGCCGGGCGCTCGACGACATTTCGACGCCGGTCATGGGTTATCCCGAGGGGCCGGCGGCACTCGGTTCCTGA
- a CDS encoding histidine phosphatase family protein yields MTTVLLVRHGVTDANNSGVLAGWTAGVSLTDKGREQVGALAARLAGVPITAIVSSPLPRCRETADLLAGGRELEVDLDERLGEVRYGDWEGQSLKTLAKDPLWKVVQSHASAARFPGGEALRETQDRAVDAIRSRNLALGDGATWIAVSHGDVIKAVLADALGMHLDAFQRIQVDPASVSVVRYTTLRPFVLRMNDTGGAVADLMPPKRRGGRRRRPSSDAAVGGGAGAAT; encoded by the coding sequence ATGACCACGGTTCTGCTGGTCCGGCACGGCGTGACGGACGCCAACAACAGCGGGGTGCTGGCCGGCTGGACGGCCGGCGTGAGCCTCACCGACAAGGGTCGCGAGCAGGTCGGCGCCCTCGCGGCCCGCCTGGCCGGCGTACCGATCACCGCGATCGTCTCCAGCCCGTTGCCGCGCTGCCGCGAGACCGCGGACCTGCTGGCCGGCGGCCGTGAGCTCGAGGTCGACCTCGACGAGCGGCTCGGTGAGGTCCGCTACGGCGACTGGGAGGGCCAGTCGCTGAAGACCCTTGCCAAAGACCCGCTTTGGAAGGTCGTGCAGAGCCATGCCAGCGCGGCACGCTTCCCTGGTGGCGAGGCCCTGCGCGAGACCCAGGACCGCGCGGTGGATGCGATCCGCAGCCGTAACCTCGCGCTCGGCGACGGCGCGACCTGGATCGCGGTCAGTCACGGGGACGTCATCAAGGCGGTCCTCGCCGACGCGCTGGGCATGCACCTCGACGCGTTTCAGCGGATCCAGGTTGACCCGGCCTCGGTGTCCGTCGTGCGCTACACCACGCTGCGCCCGTTCGTCCTGCGGATGAACGACACCGGTGGCGCGGTCGCCGACCTGATGCCCCCCAAACGCCGCGGCGGCCGCCGGCGCAGACCGAGCTCGGACGCCGCCGTCGGCGG
- a CDS encoding LLM class F420-dependent oxidoreductase: protein MRLGLNLGYWGLVSDADNVGLVQEAERLGFSCVWTAEAYGSDAATVLTWIAAHTTTIDLGSAIFQIPGRTPAMTAMTAATIDTLSGGRFRLGLGVSGPQVSEGWHGVRFDKPLGRTREYIDIVRLALSRERVAYDGEHFTLPLPDGPGKALKMIIHPVREYMPIYLAAIGPKNLELAGEKCDGWLAIFYDPQFAPELVASIDAGRANAGRTDAPFDIAPTMPVIVGDDIGEAAGPARGFAALYIGGMGSREQNFYNRLAARMGFEAEAATIQDLYLDRKYDEAAAAVPLEFIDRTSLLGPVERIADGMQALAASGVTTLNISCYGATQDDRIATVRAAAQALDKSGVGE, encoded by the coding sequence ATGCGACTCGGACTGAACCTCGGCTACTGGGGCCTGGTGAGCGACGCGGACAACGTCGGGTTGGTCCAGGAGGCCGAGCGGCTCGGCTTCAGCTGTGTGTGGACCGCTGAGGCCTACGGGAGCGATGCCGCAACGGTCCTGACCTGGATCGCCGCGCACACGACGACGATCGACCTCGGCAGCGCGATCTTCCAGATCCCCGGCCGTACGCCGGCGATGACCGCCATGACGGCCGCGACGATCGACACCTTGTCGGGCGGCCGGTTCCGGCTCGGCCTCGGGGTCTCCGGCCCACAGGTCTCCGAGGGCTGGCACGGCGTACGGTTCGACAAGCCGCTCGGCCGGACCCGGGAGTACATCGACATCGTCCGCCTCGCGCTGTCGCGGGAACGGGTGGCCTACGACGGCGAGCACTTCACGCTCCCGCTGCCGGACGGCCCGGGCAAGGCCCTGAAGATGATCATCCATCCGGTCCGCGAGTACATGCCGATCTACCTGGCCGCGATCGGGCCGAAGAACCTCGAGCTCGCGGGGGAGAAGTGCGACGGCTGGCTGGCGATCTTCTACGACCCGCAGTTCGCTCCCGAGCTGGTCGCGTCGATCGACGCGGGCAGGGCCAACGCGGGTCGTACCGATGCTCCGTTCGACATCGCACCGACCATGCCGGTGATCGTCGGGGACGACATCGGCGAAGCCGCCGGCCCGGCCCGCGGCTTTGCCGCGCTCTACATCGGCGGCATGGGCTCCCGGGAGCAGAACTTCTACAACCGGCTCGCCGCCCGGATGGGCTTCGAGGCCGAGGCGGCCACGATCCAGGACCTGTACCTCGACCGCAAGTACGACGAGGCGGCCGCCGCGGTGCCGTTGGAGTTCATTGATCGGACCTCCCTGCTCGGGCCGGTCGAGCGGATCGCTGACGGGATGCAGGCACTCGCCGCCTCCGGCGTCACGACCCTCAACATCAGCTGCTACGGCGCTACCCAGGACGACCGGATCGCGACCGTCCGGGCTGCTGCGCAGGCACTCGACAAGTCCGGCGTCGGCGAGTAG